The following is a genomic window from Malus sylvestris chromosome 7, drMalSylv7.2, whole genome shotgun sequence.
gattttggagccCGAAGTTCCATACATAATAGGAATCTTATGGCATTGATCTTTTCTCATACTttgctcaatgcactagacctgacatctcattcgttgtgaatcttttggcaagatacattAATGCATCCACACGCAGACACTAGAATGGtattaaagacattttccgctaCCTCAAGGGTACGAAGAATTTGGTCGAGTTTGAATTGATGAAGGACTCTTGAATTTCAAGTATGGATACGGCTAAGTCCTAGTTCAATCAAGAATCCTCAACAATCTGGACGACATGAGAATATTCTTGATATTTTAAAGGTTTAGTTAAAATAGAAAACGAATTGGATACCAAAAGATGGACAGGTTTAGAGTCTCAAGCCTAGTATGAGTGATTGAGTTCAATTTGTATAGGGTATTTCATTCAAGATATCCCAAGGAAATTTAATCCGAATATGACTCTACTTCCGCACCAGGAAAAGTTGCTACCATAAATAGAAGAGGGTGTGCAATATTCAAGGTCTCTTCAATCAACACACAGATATGCCTTGTGCAAACTCTTGCTTTATGTGAAACCCTCTCATTCTTGAGAAAACACTGACCTTTCTAACTACGTCAAACACATCTTTAGTTAGTCTTAATAGCATTGTGGTTGGCAACTGGTGACACTTTCAGTTAGTCTTAACAACATTACTTCGAGACcaactggttatttatccaagtctcggttagCAAGGAATCTttgagtcctttttggaagaaGTAACTTCATTAGCCTTCTTGGCGAAGTGAGATATTACCAGGTTACATCGTTTGGAACATTGAAAGCCGAACCTATTTTACGATTGAATATTCACAAGTATATTTCAGAGTTCGGCATGTCGACGACCGAATAACATTTACAATCAAGACACTTAAATATTTATGTCAATACAGTCTAATACTGATTTGGTGCACTTATATTTGCACATATATAATTACAGCGACTGAGCTTGGTGTCGATGATTCATGAACTTCAAAGAAACTAGCAACCTTttcttcaagctctagaacccaaaggccaagATGAGTTTTTTCCTCAGCTGCAATCTCAAGACATAAAAGTCAGCAGCGCGTTCGATACCACCACAACCACATTCATTCACTCACTGATCGAGCTCGGTTgtcgagttggcatgccccgcattCAACCTAATGACGCGATTAGCTCATTAGCTATTCAGCCTGCGCACCACGTAGGGctaagtagtttttagggtcatcAAATAGAGAAAGAGTCAAGTGAGAGATTATGAGAGTAGTGTTCTTATACCTCAAGAAAGATAATAATACTATTTCCACTTCCAGTTTGGAGAGATCTTTTATGTTATCGAAACACAACTCGGTATATCATGTGTCATAAAATAATTAGagaaaagttttatttttcaattgcacCTCCACTTCCACTTGTGTGTTGAGTAATATTCCaagtacactgaaaaatctctcatgagATTGAATGTGCACCGTGATGGTGATTGGTCGAGGGGTAGACTTTTGCATGCCTACCACATGATGCATGTAAGTGGCGAGACGTGCATTATTCTCTTTGGGCCTTCGGTGCTTTTGCtcaacaaaatattttttggatCCTAAGGTAAATATTAATTTCATGAAATAAAGTATATGTGTAGACAAAATGTTTGTTAGCAGAGTGAAAACATTAGCGAGTTAAATAGTTACTAAGAAAAGGACGATAATTGGTAAAGATCAAACCTGCATCATAATGCatatgttggaaatatgccctgaaagtcaatctttggaagaaacctttcaggacaaatgaatcgatgtatggatgactcttatacatcaaatggcaaagatactaattaggactatctcaataaacgatatatgtcctaattaatgaatccatggacaatggattgattgaagaagtaatctaatgatgttagactacagagaccttcttcacataaccattatgtccaaaaaggttcctagtcattggattgtcggagggacactgacaatgcttagaccggtacatactgtgtccgcttcaaatggaagaatggaaagtctcatcccatttgtgtagtgacactaagacaagtatgtaggtgctcattaagggaatgagttcactgaacacaatcgaacgagagtacttgcatggaggtctactcacatgtcaagcaagtaactctaatggttggaataatgtaagtagtcctttgacctgaggcatcgtcgttgtcttgtggctaagtacttaatctttgattatgtcaaagtcaccccattcgcggatgtccacggcataattggggttaagccacttagtcatgaaggcaagtgaatgtgcaacaaggaatctctaatcctcaattagagaggaagaatactctaagatatgattcgggaatcttcggccgaagtatcgagcgtaataaaggaaagcgttcctatacgactcaattgaatcatataagaaggaataatcacattaggggtttgacattatatatccataccctagtaatgtgattgagagtattgttttagagaatgatcgaattacattgtaattccaactgaataggttctccgaacaacttctacattagcttgggtagctatgacatatggttagatgtcactcatagcttgtgagttcttctagatgattaaatgtagtcatcaaagaagaaaggtgaattaaaaggaagttttaattcactaagtgattggattaaatataatcaattggattgatgtcaatcacctcactgccttgctaattagaacctaaaatgattgtacaccgatatactcttgtagtgagtaattaattgatgatggaaataattaattggattaattaagtgttgtgattaatttagaaagtctaaagaaatcataaaagcgataaaagatcgttttgggcttaaagaaacgttcgggtttaattgggcccattaggcttttattcaagtattagatgactagaaataaataaaagcccaaagcccaaaccaacacaaaggggccggccctttaaagtggagagggagagatatttactcaagttgttgactaggtttctttttgtctatataaggaactttatagagatttaatccttagggttttttgtgtgttttaaaacaacaaagaggcaaaagaaacatctctctaaaaccacaaaggccggccaccttgagggtgatttagctaacaatatttcacccttttggttattcgtccatccatctcactacactagtgtgTGTGGAtttttagaggtcttctcctttggagactaaaggagaaccttggagcactcttactaacaaagtggaggaggcaaggagagaggctaggctcaaggacttcaaggagcaaaggacttggaggtggtccatccttggtctaaaatcaagatcaagaggtatagatctattctTTCACTTAGTTCTTTACTTgaatgttttagatgcattatatataaacctatgaaccttgaaggggatttgcataacgatagctttgatattatttgataaattgcttctgttgctcatgtatataaattttgaaaattgtatatgcatgctagtcatttagaaatcccatgtgttaaaCTCATATTTTTCCCTTCAACATatacatttttgttttctgcCACAACAGTAAAACGTCATCTGCATGCATAGAGAAATTGTTGAATGTAAAACGAATGTTTATGTTTCTATTTTCTTCTGATATAACGCTATATCACACCAAATGGTGAGACTGTTAGACTAAGCCACACTCCATGAGCCAACTCTAACAATTTGACATCAAAATTCGTTATTTATGAAAGTCGAATTTAAAGCCTCTTAGGCCATTTTTAGTTATGAAGGGGAAAGCATAGTCCGAGCTATAGTTGGGCTCATTTAGTCGATCTGAGTTGGAAGTTGGTACCATAGCCAATGGTTCGGCTTAAATTCTCTCACTCGAAAGCACCCGACCAATGCTCATATGACGATGCGCATAACAGTTGCCAACATAACATCAAAGAAACAACAGCCAATAAATATATGGTATGTTAAATGGTAAATCTCGTCAAATTACACTGAGGTCATTTGAGTTAAAACTGTACATTATATTgggttcatttttattttaatgggcAACTACGATCATCTCCAAAAGAAATGTCAAATTTCAATTGATGGCTGGTATGGCAATCTGAAGTCTTATGTCAAATTTTGCACTTCTCTAATCAAATtgtcaaatgttattttattattttaaatagaATTTTAAATGGTTgtaattattgaaaaaaatgttgaaacaaaCTTTTATTGGTTGAAATGTTAGTAGAATAAAGGACCTACCATTAAAATGAAGTAAAAAAATTTGACaatgatgtcaaatttgactccAAACTACAGAGTCTTCAAATCCAATCAGTAAATAACACTTCGATTAAAAAGACTTGATGTCAAATATGCATAATGGCATTCCACTTAaatttttgacatctcctttggagatgctctaaataTGTGTGCCAACCCACAatagtaggggtgggcacggacTGGGCGGGGCCCAAATTTGAAGGGACTGGACCGGACCCGCTTAAAAAGGAAACAGAACAAGCCAGATCGGGTATTGCAAATCTGATCACTGGAACTGGACCTAACCCAGCTCGTTTCGGTTCGGGACTagtccatgttttttttttcctggttTTGATCGCCTCCCGGACTTTCTCATCCTCCAAATCTTCGACTCAGACTGCGACTGTTCAACATCAAAACCCTCATCCGCTGGCCGTTTCCAAGCGATTCAACTCGTCCCCCACACAGACTCAAATCGCTCCAGGACCTCATCGCCTTCCTCAACATCCTCAAATCGCTCCAGGACATTGTCTCAGCCAAGCCCGACCCAACCCAAATCTTCCGCTCGCTCCGCTACGTCCGAAACCTCTCAATCAAGCTCCCATCAAAGCTGCAAAATCGAAGACAGAGGCGTACGGAGAAAGTGAGAGTTAATCGATAAACCttgaaattttaaatagtgtttaaatgaaattacTTGAAATTATCGTCAGCTCAAGCACGAGATTggaggaaagagagaaaggCATGGACGATATCTTGTGGCGCAACTGGTGATGCTTTATGGACAATGGTTTGTGGCGCAGATGGTTTACGGCGGGCGAGCTGGGTATATGGTTGGTTATGATTTGTGAAGGTTTAGAGCAGGTGAGATGAGTGGAAGAGAGATAAAGACTGTCGGAGAGAAAGATCAAGAGAGAAAAGATTGAGAGGGAAGAGATCAAGAGAGAGTACATCGAGAGAGCAAAAAGATCGAGGGAGGAGACAATAGAAGGTGAGGGTCGAACTAGGTTTGTGAATAAGAGAGAAAGGGTAATAAACAATAGAGGGTAATCACAGTAGGCAATGAACGGTCCAAGTCCGGGGCCTGTTTTCTCCAATCTTTAGAACCGGCCCGTCCTGTTATTTATCAAGAACTGGCCCGCCCTGCCCCATTTtgtatttgtaatttttggacCTGCATAGTACCTACCCCGAACCTCAAAGATCCGCCCCGACCAGCGAGTCtaggacccgtttgcccacccctacacAACAGCTTTAGGAAAGCATTGCAGttgatttacaatcaaataatATTACTCAAAATTTGCCGCACACGTACAATGAAATTGATTTTTGCACGCCCCCATTTTCACTTATTGCACATCGTTATATTTTTCTAGCCATTGGattgaaagaaaaatcaaaatatgaaTGGGCAAACTTAAATGGTGGCATGGAAACGGCGAAAATGTAGAAGGCCAAGAATTCAATCAAGTAAAGCAACCTCAGAACCAAAATTGCCTAAAACTCTCTTTCAACCATTCATATAGTACAAAGAAACGTTACAAAACCCCAAGTCTACTGATTCATGATCCATGAAACaacatataaaattttgttttcctaTCGTTAGCAGCAATCTTCTCTAAGCCTCTCTGCGGACAAAGTAGAGCTTACCCATGACATGAAGAACGGCAACAAAGGCGATGAAACCAATGCTCATGATGAGGACAACATTCGGGGAGATCTTGAGTCCCGGGGCATCATCTGTGTAAAACTGGAGCATAGTCCCTGCTGCACCTCCTgaagcaccaccacttgtcgtCTTCCTTCTCCTCATGCTCGCAGTAGCTGCTGCACTTCCTCTTGGGGGAGCTGCTCCACCGCCTAGAACCATTTTCTATAACACCAAATCGAATTACAATCTCAATTCAACATACATGATACAAAACTAAAAGAATAAGAAATTTAAAACAGGGAAAAAGAAAACTTATAACAGAAAAGTTTAGCCATATTCAACTCTCtgtgaaacaaaaaaattatagctactaattagaaaaaaaaaaaaaaaaaaaaaaaaaaaaaaaaagcaacataGATTGATTCTACTCGTGCTGTCGTGCAAAATCGAAGATTGTAGTATAATTGAAGTTGGGCACCACAAGCAAAAATGACATTGGATTTGATTAGTCACTGAATTAAAGAcccaatcaatgacaaacaaaGTGTTATTTGTTGACTTATTTGAAGGCTTTGTGATTAagagtcaaatttgacatcaatgtcaaatttatttttaattcattttaatgcTGAATCCCTTGTTCCACTAATATTTCaactaataaaaaattttatttcaacatttttttataattacaaCCATTTAAAGCCctatttatataagaaaataaaatttgacaGTTCAAGAAGTACAAAATTTAACATAAGATTTTAGATTGTCATATCAGCCATCGCTTGTAATTTGACTCTTATAATTTAAGATTTCTTTTTGGAGATGGTCAAAATATCTAGAGTCTAAATTAAAAGCACTCATAAGCGattcaaacaaaaagaaatgatAACAACATCAGAGATCTACAGAATTGCCGAATccaaatgaaaaatcaaattaaagaaGCATCAAAATATTATTTAGATTGCAAATTATCcatatcaatcaatttataattcaaattaccaaaataattagaaaatGAATCGAAAAGTCATCCGATTACACAGAAATTAACAGACCCTAATACTCAATTGAcccatgaaaattttgaattatgCACAAAA
Proteins encoded in this region:
- the LOC126628797 gene encoding protein transport protein Sec61 subunit beta-like, which encodes MVLGGGAAPPRGSAAATASMRRRKTTSGGASGGAAGTMLQFYTDDAPGLKISPNVVLIMSIGFIAFVAVLHVMGKLYFVRREA